A stretch of Candidatus Neomarinimicrobiota bacterium DNA encodes these proteins:
- the cmk gene encoding (d)CMP kinase, which produces MVVAIDGPAASGKTTTARMVARRLGFVHLDTGAMYRAVTFACLENRLPPKESAAMAKLLASLDVQFKSTGTDHQRTLLNGRDVSEAIRTPEITQQVSAYSALASVRERMVGLQRRIGRERPVVCEGRDIGTRVFPDARFKFFLVADLEVRARRRYDELRARGLNPPLEQIIEELRQRDEEDSTREISPLKKAEDAVIVDTTSLTIPAQVDSIVAHVNQARRQEGETDINKEMQAQHE; this is translated from the coding sequence ATGGTGGTAGCCATTGATGGTCCGGCCGCATCGGGGAAAACTACTACTGCCAGGATGGTGGCCCGGAGACTAGGTTTTGTGCATCTGGACACGGGGGCCATGTACCGCGCGGTGACCTTCGCTTGTCTGGAAAATCGGCTGCCACCAAAGGAATCCGCCGCCATGGCGAAACTGCTGGCGTCGCTTGACGTGCAGTTCAAATCCACCGGAACGGACCATCAGCGCACATTGCTCAACGGGCGGGACGTATCCGAGGCTATCCGCACACCGGAGATCACCCAGCAGGTGAGCGCTTACAGCGCTCTCGCTTCGGTGCGTGAGAGAATGGTAGGATTGCAGCGGCGAATCGGCAGGGAGCGCCCCGTGGTCTGCGAAGGACGCGATATCGGCACGCGTGTTTTCCCCGATGCCCGATTCAAATTTTTTCTGGTGGCTGACCTGGAGGTGAGGGCCAGACGTCGCTATGATGAGCTCCGTGCCCGAGGTCTCAATCCCCCCCTGGAGCAGATTATCGAAGAGCTCCGCCAGAGAGACGAGGAGGATTCTACCCGAGAGATCTCACCTCTTAAGAAGGCCGAAGATGCCGTAATCGTAGATACGACCAGCCTGACGATCCCGGCCCAGGTTGATTCGATTGTTGCCCATGTTAACCAAGCCCGGCGACAGGAAGGTGAAACCGACATAAACAAGGAGATGCAAGCCCAGCATGAGTGA
- the rpsA gene encoding 30S ribosomal protein S1, with protein sequence MSDKEIPEPIPEETAGDIGQEAVEDELGPTEMEATASEVTEAEARVAEAVEGEEAAADAHEQADVDYLAPSVLDEITTVTPEQLYAMEASEVVKRDTSLEEIMRSSLGDIREDEVLKGRVIGTNEREILVDIGFKSEGIVPREEFRPDELPQIGDEITVYLVKMEDANGQTVLSKEKADFMQRWAEVREKSHSGETIVGRIMRRIKGGMVVDLSGVPAFLPGSQIDIRPVQDFDEYIGQEYEFKIVKLNEARKNIVLSRKELLEADLQERKDSLIAELHVGQVLDGRVKNITEFGVFVDLGGLDGLLHITDLSWGRVGHPSEIVELDEPITVKVIDFDSEKQRVSLGLKQLQPHPWDSVEVKYPVGSVVEGRIVSMTNYGAFVEIEKGVEGLIHVSEMSWTKHIRHPSEMFTLGQTIEAKILNMDVTERKISLGVKQLQPDPWDQIEEKYKVGTIQTGKVRNLTQFGAFVELEEGIDGLIHITDLSWTKNVRHPKEVLTKGDQVEVRVLDVSRENRRIALGLKQVQEDPWDKIEAYFTSGKQVKGEVIRILDKGVILQMEMDMEGIIPLREVPKRDRKKATEHIKPGDTLDVTVQELSVDDKKVVLMSDVLALKPEAEEATVEQAEVEEKAEPKRKKKVAAAKPEEVAAVEAAAVEEVPAEPT encoded by the coding sequence ATGAGTGATAAGGAAATCCCGGAGCCTATACCCGAAGAGACCGCAGGGGACATTGGACAGGAAGCTGTAGAGGACGAACTGGGACCGACTGAGATGGAGGCAACAGCTTCGGAGGTCACTGAGGCTGAGGCGAGGGTGGCTGAAGCCGTTGAAGGAGAAGAAGCAGCTGCCGATGCGCACGAGCAGGCAGATGTGGACTATCTCGCGCCCTCAGTTTTGGACGAAATAACCACCGTTACACCCGAGCAGCTGTATGCAATGGAGGCCTCGGAAGTAGTGAAAAGAGATACTTCCCTGGAAGAGATCATGCGCTCTTCTCTGGGAGATATCCGGGAAGATGAGGTTCTAAAAGGTCGGGTTATTGGCACCAATGAGCGGGAAATTCTGGTTGATATCGGCTTTAAATCCGAGGGCATTGTCCCCAGGGAAGAATTCCGACCGGATGAGCTGCCTCAAATCGGTGACGAAATTACCGTCTATCTGGTAAAAATGGAGGATGCCAACGGCCAGACGGTGCTTTCTAAAGAGAAGGCCGATTTCATGCAGCGATGGGCGGAGGTTCGTGAAAAGTCTCATAGCGGCGAGACCATTGTGGGCCGAATTATGCGCCGCATCAAGGGCGGCATGGTGGTGGATCTGAGTGGCGTGCCAGCCTTTCTACCTGGATCCCAGATCGATATCCGGCCCGTTCAAGATTTTGATGAGTACATCGGTCAGGAATATGAGTTCAAAATTGTGAAGCTCAATGAAGCGCGGAAAAATATTGTCCTTTCGCGCAAAGAGCTGTTGGAGGCTGATCTGCAGGAACGCAAGGATAGTCTCATCGCCGAGCTGCACGTGGGGCAGGTTCTCGATGGTCGTGTGAAGAATATCACCGAATTCGGTGTCTTTGTGGATCTGGGCGGCCTGGATGGCCTGCTCCATATTACCGACTTGAGCTGGGGGCGTGTCGGTCACCCCTCCGAGATAGTCGAGTTGGATGAGCCTATCACCGTGAAAGTAATCGATTTCGACTCGGAAAAGCAACGTGTCTCCTTGGGTCTCAAACAGCTCCAGCCCCATCCCTGGGATAGTGTGGAAGTCAAGTACCCTGTCGGTTCGGTGGTGGAAGGCAGAATTGTGAGCATGACCAATTATGGTGCCTTTGTGGAGATCGAAAAAGGAGTGGAAGGCTTGATCCACGTCTCGGAAATGTCCTGGACCAAGCATATTCGGCACCCGTCAGAAATGTTCACACTGGGACAGACCATTGAAGCCAAAATCCTGAATATGGATGTCACCGAGCGGAAGATTTCGTTGGGAGTTAAGCAGCTGCAGCCGGATCCATGGGATCAGATTGAGGAAAAATACAAGGTTGGAACGATCCAAACCGGGAAGGTGCGAAACCTGACACAATTCGGTGCCTTCGTAGAACTGGAAGAGGGTATCGATGGTCTCATCCACATCACCGACTTGTCTTGGACCAAGAATGTCCGTCATCCCAAGGAAGTCTTAACCAAGGGTGACCAGGTGGAAGTCCGGGTTCTGGATGTGTCCCGTGAGAATCGACGGATCGCTCTGGGTCTCAAACAGGTCCAGGAGGATCCCTGGGATAAAATCGAGGCCTACTTCACATCGGGTAAGCAGGTGAAAGGTGAGGTGATCCGGATACTTGATAAAGGGGTGATCCTCCAAATGGAAATGGACATGGAGGGTATTATCCCCCTAAGAGAGGTCCCCAAGCGTGACCGCAAAAAAGCCACTGAGCATATCAAGCCCGGTGACACCCTGGATGTCACTGTCCAAGAGCTGAGTGTTGATGACAAGAAGGTTGTTCTTATGTCCGATGTCCTGGCGCTCAAGCCGGAGGCTGAGGAGGCTACTGTAGAGCAGGCTGAGGTGGAAGAGAAGGCCGAGCCCAAGCGGAAGAAGAAGGTGGCCGCCGCTAAACCGGAAGAGGTAGCCGCAGTTGAAGCGGCAGCGGTCGAGGAAGTCCCCGCGGAGCCGACT